A segment of the candidate division KSB1 bacterium genome:
GATGAAGGCGGCGATGCCGCCTGCCTTCTGCGCCTCGGCGATCATGTGCAGCGCCAGGGTGGTCTTGCCCGAGGACTCTGGGCCGAAGACCTCGATGATGCGGCCCCGCGGGATGCCCCCGATGCCGATAGCCGCGTCCAGGGACAAGGCGCCGGTGGAGATGGCCTCGATCTTGACACGTGCCCTTTCTTCCCCAAGACGCATCACCGAGCCGCGGCCGAACTGGCGTTCGATCTGCGACAGCGCCAGTTCCAGCGCCCGCTCCTTTTCGCTCTTTTGGTCAGTCATCTGTCAGCCCCACCTTTGTTAGTGAGACGATAGTGCAATGTGGTGCAGCGCTGTGTACTCCGCCCCTGTCGGTTTGAGCTCGCTCTTCATGACTCTGACCTCGCGGGCCGGGAATGTGCCCCCCGCAAAGCCGGCTTGCTGCATGGCGCGCACCACGGGCGCCACGCCCCGAGGGTCCTTCACCCGACCCAGGGTCAGATGCGGCGAAAAGTCCCGCCCTTCCGGCGGAAAGCCCAGTGGGCGGAGCTCTTCTTCGATGGCGTGCGCCAGGGCCTTCAGCCGGCCGGTCGGCTCCTGGATGCCCACCCACAACACGCGAGGTTGCCGAAAATTGGGGAAGGCGCCCACCCCCGCAATGCTCACCTCAAAGGGCGCAACCTGCCGGCAAGCCCGTGCCACCGCCTCTGCAACCATAGGGATCTGTTCCTGGTCGACGTCCCCGAGGAACTTGAGGGTCAGGTGGATGCCTTCCGGGCGCGTCCAGCTAATCCGCCCGCCCACGCGGCGGAGAGTGGCCTGAAGCTGCGCGATCTGCTCCTTTTGCGCCTCCGGAATGTCGATGGCGATGAACGTGCGAACCTTCCCCAAGACCACCTCTCAAATTTCTTCGTTGAGGAGCGGCCAGCCAAGGAGATG
Coding sequences within it:
- the thpR gene encoding RNA 2',3'-cyclic phosphodiesterase; this encodes MGKVRTFIAIDIPEAQKEQIAQLQATLRRVGGRISWTRPEGIHLTLKFLGDVDQEQIPMVAEAVARACRQVAPFEVSIAGVGAFPNFRQPRVLWVGIQEPTGRLKALAHAIEEELRPLGFPPEGRDFSPHLTLGRVKDPRGVAPVVRAMQQAGFAGGTFPAREVRVMKSELKPTGAEYTALHHIALSSH